A genomic window from Bubalus bubalis isolate 160015118507 breed Murrah chromosome 11, NDDB_SH_1, whole genome shotgun sequence includes:
- the ZNF609 gene encoding zinc finger protein 609 isoform X5, whose protein sequence is MESPVSTPAVLPLHLLVPVVSNDISSPCEQIMVRTRSVGVNTCDVALATEPECLGPCEPGTSVNLEGIVWQETEDGMLVVNVTWRNKTYVGTLLDCTRHDWAPPRFCDSPTSDLEMRNGRGRGKRMRPNSNTPVNETATASDSKGTSSSSKTRAGANSKGRRGSQNSSEHRPPASSTSEDVKASPSSANKRKNKPLSDMELNSSSEDSKGSKRVRTNSMGSATGPLPGTKVEPTVLDRNCPSPVLIDCPHPNCNKKYKHINGLKYHQAHAHTDDDSKPEADGDSEYGEEPTLHADLGSCNGASVSQKGSLSPARSATPKVRLVEPHSPSPSSKFSTKGLCKKKLSGEGDTDLGALSNDGSDDGPSVMDETSNDAFDSLERKCMEKEKCKKPSSLKPEKIPSKSLKSARPIAPAIPPQQIYTFQTATFTAASPGSSSGLTTTVVQAMPNSPQLKPIQPKPTVMGEPFTVNPALTPAKDKKKKEKKKKESSKELESPLTPGKVCRAEEGKSPFRESSGDGMKMEGLLNGSSDPHQSRLASIKAEADKIYSFTDNAPSPSIGGSSRLDSTTPTQPMTPLHVVTQNGAEASSVKTNSPAYSDISDAGEDGEGKVDSVKSKDPEQLVKEGAKKTLFPPQPQSKDSPYYQGFESYYSPSYAQSSPGALNPSSQAGVESQALKTKKDEEPETIEGKVKNDVCEEKKPELSSSSQQPSVIQQRPNMYMQSLYYNQYAYVPPYGYSDQSYHTHLLSTNSAYRQQYEEQQKRQSLEQQQRGLDKKAEMGLKEREAALKEDWKQKPSIPPTLTKAPSLTDLVKSGPSKAKEPGADPAKSVIIPKLDDSSKLPSQAPEGLKVKLSEASHLGKEASEAKTGADCGRQAEVDPILWYRQEAEPRMWTYVYPAKYSDIKPEDERWKEERDRKLKEERSRSKDSVPKEDGKESTSSDCKLPTSEEPRLGGKEPRPSVHVPVSSPLTQHQPYIPYMHGYSYSQSYDPSHPSYRGMPAVMMQNYPGSYLPSSYSFSPYGSKVSGGEDADKARASPSVSCKSSSESKALDILQQHASHYKSKSPTISDKTSQERDRGGCGVVGGGGSCSSVGGAGGGERSADRPRTSPSQRLMSTHHHHHHLGYSLLPAQYNLPYAAGLSSTAIVASQQGSTPSLYPPPRR, encoded by the exons GGATGTTAGTGGTGAATGTAACGTGGAGAAACAAGACTTACGTAGGTACACTTCTTGACTGCACACGGCACGATTGGGCACCCCCAAG GTTCTGTGACTCTCCCACCAGTGACTTGGAAATGCGCAATGGTCGGGGTAGAGGCAAACGCATGCGTCCCAACAGTAACACGCCTGTCAATGAGACAGCCACAGCCTCTGACAGCAAagggaccagcagcagcagcaaaacccgAGCAGGCGCCAATAGCAAAGGCCGTCGGGGCAGCCAGAATTCTTCAGAACATCGTCCACCTGCCAGTAGCACCTCCGAGGATGTCAAGGCCAGCCCTTCCTCTGCTAATAAGCGGAAAAACAAACCCCTTTCAGACATGGAGCTGAATTCTAGCTCAGAGGACTCCAAAGGGAGCAAACGTGTCCGTACGAATTCCATGGGCTCAGCCACTGGCCCCCTCCCTGGGACCAAGGTGGAACCCACTGTTCTAGACAGAAATTGTCCTTCCCCAGTCCTGATTGATTGTCCCCACCCTAACTGCAACAAAAAGTACAAGCACATCAATGGACTTAAGTACCACCAAGCTCATGCCCATACAGATGACGACAGCAAGCCAGAAGCAGACGGAGACAGTGAGTACGGAGAGGAGCCCACCCTCCATGCAGATCTCGGGAGCTGCAATGGCGCATCTGTCTCACAGAAGGGTTCCCTATCCCCTGCCCGGTCAGCTACCCCCAAAGTTCGGCTCGTGGAGCCCCATAGCCCTTCTCCTTCAAGCAAATTCAGCACAAAAGGCCTCTGTAAGAAAAAGTTGAGTGGGGAAGGGGACACAGATCTCGGGGCCTTATCCAATGATGGCTCTGATGATGGACCCTCAGTAATGGATGAAACAAGCAATGATGCTTTTGATTCTTTGGAAAGGAAGtgtatggaaaaggaaaaatgtaaaaagcCCTCTAGTTTGAAACCTGAAAAGATTCCTTCCAAAAGTTTAAAGTCAGCCCGGCCCATCGCCCCTGCCATTCCCCCACAGCAAATTTATACCTTCCAGACAGCCACCTTCACGGCAGCAAGCCCAGGCTCCTCCTCAGGCTTGACCACCACTGTGGTCCAGGCCATGCCCAACAGCCCCCAACTGAAGCCCATTCAGCCCAAGCCCACTGTGATGGGAGAACCTTTCACAGTCAACCCTGCCTTGACTCCAGCcaaggacaagaaaaagaaagagaaaaaaaagaaggaatcttCAAAGGAACTTGAAAGTCCTCTGACCCCTGGGAAGGTATGTCGAGCAGAAGAAGGCAAAAGCCCATTCAGGGAATCATCCGGAGATGGGATGAAAATGGAGGGCCTCCTGAATGGCTCCTCAGACCCCCACCAGAGCCGACTGGCCAGCATCAAGGCAGAAGCTGACAAGATCTACAGCTTCACAGACAATGCTCCCAGCCCTTCAATTGGAGGCAGTAGCCGCCTAGATAGCACTACCCCTACCCAGCCCATGACCCCGTTACACGTAGTGACCCAGAATGGAGCTGAAGCCAGCTCAGTCAAAACCAACAGCCCTGCATACTCTGACATTtctgatgctggggaggatgGAGAGGGCAAAGTGGACAGCGTCAAATCCAAGGACCCTGAACAGCTGGTCAAGGAAGGGGCCAAGAAAACTCTTTTCCCCCCTCAGCCACAAAGCAAAGACTCACCATATTACCAAGGCTTTGAAAGTTACTACTCTCCAAGCTACGCACAGTCCAGCCCAGGGGCTCTGAACCCCAGCAGCCAGGCAGGAGTGGAGAGCCAGGCTCTGAAGACAAAAAAGGATGAGGAACCTGAGACCATAGAGGGAAAAGTGAAGAATGATGTCTGTGAGGAAAAGAAGCCTGAGCTGAGCAGTTCCAGCCAGCAGCCCTCCGTCATCCAGCAGCGTCCCAACATGTACATGCAGTCCCTGTACTACAACCAGTATGCCTATGTGCCGCCCTACGGCTACAGCGACCAGAGCTACCACACCCACCTCCTGAGCACCAACTCCGCTTACCGACAGCAGTACGAAGAGCAGCAGAAACGGCAGAGCTTGGAGCAGCAGCAGCGAGGACTGGACAAGAAGGCCGAGATGGGCCTGAAGGAGCGGGAGGCAGCCCTCAAGGAAGACTGGAAGCAAAAGCCGTCAATTCCACCAACTCTCACTAAGGCCCCCAGCCTCACGGACTTGGTGAAGTCAGGACCCAGCAAGGCGAAGGAGCCAGGGGCGGATCCTGCCAAGTCAGTCATTATTCCCAAGTTAGATGACTCCTCCAAACTCCCCAGCCAGGCCCCAGAAGGACTTAAAGTAAAGCTGAGTGAGGCCAGCCACCTAGGCAAGGAGGCTTCTGAGGCCAAGACAGGTGCCGACTGTGGCCGACAGGCAGAGGTGGATCCAATACTCTGGTACCGACAG GAAGCAGAGCCCCGGATGTGGACATATGTCTATCCTGCCAAGTACTCGGACATCAAGCCAGAGGATGAGCGGTGGAAAGAGGAGCGGGACCGCAaactgaaggaggaaaggagTCGGAGTAAGGACTCTGTTCCCAAGGAGGATGGGAAGGAAAGCACAAGCAGTGACTGCAAGCTGCCCACATCAGAGGAACCCCGCCTTGGGGGCAAGGAGCCCCGACCCAGTGTCCACGTGCCTGTGTCCTCCCCTCTCACGCAGCACCAGCCCTACATCCCCTACATGCACGGCTACTCCTACAGCCAGTCCTATGACCCCAGCCACCCCAGCTACCGTGGCATGCCCGCCGTGATGATGCAGAACTACCCAG GTTCCTACCTGCCTTCCAGCTATTCTTTCTCCCCATATGGCAGCAAGGTCTCGGGGGGTGAAGATGCTGACAAGGCCCGAGCCAGCCCCAGCGTCAGCTGTAAATCCAGCTCAGAGTCCAAAGCCCTGGACATCTTGCAGCAGCATGCCAGTCACTACAAGAGCAAGTCTCCCACG ATAAGTGATAAAACTTCTCAGGAGAGAGATCGGGGAGGCTGTGGGGTGGTTGGGGGTGGTGGCAGCTGTAGCAGCGTCGGGGGAGCAGGCGGGGGTGAAAGGAGTGCTGACCGGCCCCGCACCTCCCCTTCTCAGCGCCTGATGTCCacgcaccaccaccaccaccacctggggTACTCACTGCTCCCAGCACAGTACAACTTACCCTATGCAGCAG GGCTTTCTTCTACAGCCATTGTTGCCAGCCAGCAAGGCTCGACTCCTTCACTCTACCCACCCCCCCGGAGGTGA